AAGAGATGGAGGAGAACGAGGAGAGCCAGGTGGAGACCGTCCTCGATACGGAAGCCGTGGCCGAGACCCTGGCAGCGGTGGAGGAGGAGGTGCGCAAGGTCCTGGTGGGGCAGGACTATCTGCTGGACCGCCTCTTCGTCAGCCTGCTGGCCCGTGGCCACGTGCTCATCGAGGGCGTCCCCGGCCTCGCCAAAACCCTCACCGTCAAGACTCTTGCGGCGGCCTTGGAGCTCGACTTCTCGCGCATTCAATTCACCCCCGATCTGCTGCCGGCGGATCTGGTGGGAACCCTGGTCTACGATCAGCGCAGCGGTAGCTTCACCCCTCACCGGGGCCCGGTCTTCACCCACCTGCTGCTGGCGGACGAGATCAACCGCGCTCCTGCCAAGGTGCAGTCGGCGCTGCTGGAGAGCATGGAGGAACGACAGGTCACCCTCGGCGACGAGACCCAAGCCCTGCCCGAGCCCTTCATGGTGCTGGCGACCCAGAATCCCATCGAGCACGAAGGAACCTACCCGCTGGCGGAGGCCCAAGTGGACCGCTTCATGATGAAGCTGCGGCTGGGCTACCCCAACCGCCAGGAAGAAGCGGCGATCCTCGACCGGATGTTGGTGGAGGCCCCGGGGGAGGTCGCCGCCGTGCTCCACCGCGACACCTTGCTGGAGCTGCGCCAGGCCGCGGACGAGGTGCGCCTGGACCAGACCATCCGCGACTACATCCTCGACCTGGTGGCCCTGAGCCGCGATCCCGCCGGCCTCGGCGCGCCGCACCTGGAAGGTCTCATCGCCTACGGCGCCTCGCCCCGGGCGACCCTCTTCCTGGCCCGCGGCGCCAAGGCCCTGGCGTTGCTGCGGGGCCGCGATTACGTGCTGCCAGAAGACGTCCAGGAGCTCGCCGCCGACGTGCTGCGCCACCGCCTGGTTCCCAGCTTCGAGGCGGAAGCGGAGGAGATCACCACCGACCAGCTGGTCACCCAGCTACTGGAGCAGGTTCCCGTCCCTTGAGGTCCAGTCCTGAGGCCCAGTCCTGAAGCCCAGTCCTGAGGCCCAGTCCTGAGACCCAGTCTTCCAACTGCTCCCGGCAGCCAACTACTGAAGGAGGCTCTGGCCCCGTTGCCCGCACCCCCGCCCTCCCCCACCGCTCCTGAGGCGTCCTCCGGACCACCCCGGAGTTCACGAATGCCCAAGGACCTCGTGCGCAAGGTCCGGCGCATCGAGCTCTCCACCCGACGGC
This genomic stretch from Acidobacteriota bacterium harbors:
- a CDS encoding MoxR family ATPase, with product MSPVKSRDRRSRGSARRRGKAQSGSKSQEMEENEESQVETVLDTEAVAETLAAVEEEVRKVLVGQDYLLDRLFVSLLARGHVLIEGVPGLAKTLTVKTLAAALELDFSRIQFTPDLLPADLVGTLVYDQRSGSFTPHRGPVFTHLLLADEINRAPAKVQSALLESMEERQVTLGDETQALPEPFMVLATQNPIEHEGTYPLAEAQVDRFMMKLRLGYPNRQEEAAILDRMLVEAPGEVAAVLHRDTLLELRQAADEVRLDQTIRDYILDLVALSRDPAGLGAPHLEGLIAYGASPRATLFLARGAKALALLRGRDYVLPEDVQELAADVLRHRLVPSFEAEAEEITTDQLVTQLLEQVPVP